One genomic segment of Catalinimonas alkaloidigena includes these proteins:
- a CDS encoding sensor histidine kinase, with product MQAIAGELQIVIAATLFLLLVTSFVIAFIFIHQIQHHKYVREREEIKNNYKQEILKAQLEVKEHTMNSLSQEIHDNIGQILSLAKLNLSTLKQHEINEVQFEDKLKTTKELISKSIQDLRELSKRLNSEFIIKQSLPQAIERELEYINKTGLYETDITTEGQAQALDDQKKLILFRISQEILNNIIKHAFAKKILVRFHYMVNNISLFFQDDGIGFNFDIARENVGTGLGNIIHRARLIGADIKFTAPPSQQGTLIIITLPYESSE from the coding sequence ATGCAAGCCATTGCCGGAGAATTACAAATTGTAATTGCTGCAACACTTTTTTTATTGCTCGTTACTTCCTTTGTTATTGCTTTTATATTTATTCATCAGATTCAACATCATAAGTATGTGCGAGAGAGAGAAGAAATAAAAAACAACTACAAACAGGAAATTCTCAAGGCTCAACTAGAAGTGAAAGAGCATACGATGAATTCGCTCTCCCAGGAAATTCATGACAATATAGGCCAGATTTTATCCCTTGCCAAGCTAAACTTAAGTACGCTCAAACAACATGAGATCAACGAAGTCCAGTTTGAGGATAAACTAAAGACGACCAAAGAACTGATCAGTAAGTCTATTCAAGATCTAAGAGAACTTTCCAAGCGTCTTAATTCAGAATTTATCATAAAACAAAGTCTACCCCAGGCTATAGAACGAGAACTCGAGTATATCAACAAAACCGGTCTTTATGAGACTGACATCACAACAGAAGGTCAAGCTCAAGCTTTAGATGATCAGAAAAAACTGATACTTTTCAGAATTTCGCAGGAGATTTTGAATAATATTATCAAACATGCCTTTGCTAAAAAAATTCTGGTGCGCTTTCATTATATGGTTAATAATATTTCACTATTTTTTCAGGATGATGGCATCGGTTTCAACTTTGATATCGCCAGGGAAAACGTAGGCACCGGGCTGGGAAATATTATTCATAGAGCCAGGCTCATAGGGGCGGATATTAAGTTTACTGCCCCACCCTCACAACAAGGAACATTAATCATTATAACATTACCTTATGAATCCAGCGAGTGA
- a CDS encoding SGNH/GDSL hydrolase family protein: MLNKLIYSLSIFLTITFINIHAYAQAEGPERWESAIQKFEMQDDKTEIEPGTILFVGSSSIAKWQNVNEYFPSKKVLNRGFGGSDFQDLLYYTDRIIYPYQPSKIFIYEGDNDLAKGEKPKKILKRAKKLRKEIRKNLGDTPVIFISPKPSVARWNLKAQYEELNAMLKAYAESQENTEYADVWNPALDDSGKVMDDIFIEDNLHMNEKGYEIWHQVLKPYVD; encoded by the coding sequence ATGTTAAACAAGCTAATCTATTCCCTTTCAATTTTTTTGACAATCACTTTTATCAATATACATGCCTATGCACAGGCAGAGGGACCTGAAAGATGGGAGTCTGCTATTCAAAAGTTTGAAATGCAGGACGATAAGACTGAGATAGAACCGGGAACTATTCTCTTTGTGGGTAGTTCTTCAATAGCCAAATGGCAAAACGTAAACGAATACTTTCCTTCTAAAAAAGTACTTAACCGAGGTTTTGGAGGATCAGACTTTCAAGACCTTTTGTATTATACAGATCGTATTATTTATCCTTACCAACCATCAAAAATATTTATCTACGAAGGAGATAATGATTTAGCGAAAGGAGAGAAACCAAAAAAAATACTGAAAAGAGCAAAAAAACTCAGAAAAGAAATCAGAAAAAATCTGGGAGATACTCCTGTCATTTTTATATCCCCAAAACCAAGCGTAGCACGTTGGAACCTAAAGGCGCAGTATGAGGAATTGAATGCTATGCTTAAAGCATATGCGGAAAGTCAGGAAAACACAGAGTATGCAGATGTCTGGAATCCGGCATTAGATGATAGCGGCAAAGTGATGGATGACATTTTTATAGAGGACAACCTACATATGAATGAGAAGGGGTATGAAATCTGGCATCAGGTTTTGAAACCTTATGTTGACTAA
- a CDS encoding enolase C-terminal domain-like protein encodes MNHQPKEIKIQDTDSNFEREKLTRPFGFKGGYLTELWQTIVGLESSSGSKSYGLATQSVLYGDADLFASHSESSGNSLMYILTEKALQLTKRTPFGDPVALQDKIIPTLMEEGRELTKKKNLNKNFLYNALVSVDNAAWLAYASEHNIHNFTSMIPSEYRDALAVKNDRIAIMYQVPYGMPLNEVEEAVDTGYFVIKIKTGQAGDEAEMLEKDIQRFTEIHELLKNKRTEQTPDGKLIYTLDANGRYRKKESIERFVDHAKKLGALDQILVYEEPFHESNEVNVADLGLRIAADESIHDESDAIKKLDQGYSAFVLKGIAKTLSQSLKMAKLAHERNVPCLCADLTVNPILVNWHKNLAAHLPPFPGLEKMGMMETNGDMNYINWQQMFEAQPYADASWNERKQGVFQLNDDFYDKSGGIFQPMPHYENMLTLNMK; translated from the coding sequence ATGAACCATCAACCTAAAGAAATAAAAATACAGGATACAGACTCTAATTTTGAACGAGAAAAACTGACTCGTCCTTTTGGTTTTAAAGGGGGCTATTTGACCGAACTTTGGCAAACGATAGTCGGTTTGGAAAGTTCATCAGGATCTAAAAGTTATGGACTGGCTACCCAGAGTGTGCTTTATGGAGATGCAGACTTATTTGCCTCACATTCAGAGTCAAGTGGCAATTCGCTGATGTATATTCTTACAGAAAAAGCCCTCCAGCTTACCAAACGTACACCCTTTGGCGATCCTGTTGCATTGCAGGACAAAATTATTCCAACGCTTATGGAAGAGGGGCGTGAGCTTACAAAAAAGAAGAACCTTAATAAGAACTTCCTTTATAATGCATTAGTTAGTGTAGATAATGCGGCCTGGCTTGCATACGCTTCTGAGCATAATATTCATAATTTTACTTCAATGATCCCCTCTGAATATCGTGATGCTTTGGCCGTAAAAAACGATAGAATTGCCATCATGTACCAGGTGCCATATGGAATGCCTCTTAACGAAGTTGAAGAAGCAGTGGATACTGGTTATTTCGTAATCAAGATAAAAACCGGTCAAGCGGGTGATGAAGCCGAAATGCTGGAAAAAGATATTCAACGCTTTACCGAAATTCATGAATTGCTAAAAAACAAACGCACTGAACAAACCCCGGATGGTAAACTTATTTACACCTTGGATGCAAATGGGCGTTACCGCAAAAAAGAAAGTATTGAGCGCTTTGTAGATCATGCCAAAAAGTTAGGTGCCCTGGATCAGATTCTAGTTTACGAAGAACCATTTCATGAATCTAATGAAGTGAATGTTGCTGATTTAGGGCTTAGAATTGCTGCAGACGAGAGTATTCATGATGAAAGTGATGCGATTAAAAAATTAGATCAAGGTTACTCTGCTTTTGTTTTGAAAGGTATAGCCAAGACACTTAGTCAATCTTTAAAAATGGCCAAACTGGCCCATGAAAGGAATGTTCCCTGTTTATGTGCTGACCTTACGGTAAATCCTATACTGGTCAATTGGCATAAAAATTTAGCGGCACATCTTCCTCCTTTCCCTGGCTTGGAGAAAATGGGTATGATGGAGACCAATGGAGATATGAATTATATTAATTGGCAGCAAATGTTTGAAGCCCAGCCTTATGCTGATGCTTCTTGGAATGAAAGAAAGCAAGGTGTATTTCAGTTAAATGATGATTTTTACGACAAGAGCGGAGGGATCTTTCAACCTATGCCTCATTATGAAAATATGTTGACGCTAAATATGAAATAA
- a CDS encoding SulP family inorganic anion transporter, with translation MNSTERNFNPFKNFNKDIPASIVVFLVAMPLCLGIALASGAPLFSGLIAGIVGGIVVGSLSGSPLGVSGPAAGLAVIVLTAIEDLGSFEVFLVAVVIAGVIQILMGFARGGIIAYYFPSSVIMGMLAAIGIIIFFKQIPHAFGYDADYEGDLAFQQPDGENTFSELINMLNYISPGAIIITVVSLAILLLWEMSFMKKQRIFQLLPGPLVAVIVGVSLNIFFESFPSLRLTTEQVVNVPLAESFSGFIGNFSFPDFNALTNPQIYITAVVIAVVASLETLLCVEATDKLDTYKRVTPTNRELKAQGVGNIVSGLIGGLPITQVIVRSSANIQSGGKTKASSVLHGFFLLGSIILIPNLLNLIPLATLAAILFVVGYKLAKPSLFKKMSKQGRGQFIPFIVTIVAIVFTDLLIGLCIGLVVSILFIIYNNFRIPYIMKTMNKDNKPVIKIELAQEVTFLNKASILQYLAKIPNDSIVEIDATKTHYMHYDVYEIIEDFKINAVERNIDLTVHGLYAPKAEKIPAQLMANAEKRG, from the coding sequence ATGAATTCAACTGAAAGAAATTTTAATCCATTTAAAAACTTTAATAAAGACATTCCGGCAAGTATCGTGGTGTTTTTAGTTGCAATGCCTCTCTGTCTGGGTATTGCATTAGCTTCAGGAGCACCACTATTCTCAGGACTGATCGCGGGAATTGTCGGAGGTATAGTAGTTGGGTCGTTAAGTGGATCACCCTTAGGTGTAAGTGGGCCTGCTGCTGGACTAGCAGTTATTGTATTAACAGCAATTGAGGATTTAGGCTCTTTTGAGGTATTCCTGGTGGCGGTAGTAATTGCAGGTGTTATTCAAATCTTAATGGGCTTTGCCCGGGGTGGAATTATTGCTTACTATTTTCCGTCTTCAGTTATTATGGGTATGCTGGCAGCAATTGGTATTATCATTTTCTTTAAGCAAATCCCCCATGCTTTTGGATATGATGCTGATTATGAAGGAGATTTGGCTTTTCAACAACCAGATGGTGAAAATACCTTTTCAGAACTGATTAACATGCTCAATTATATATCTCCCGGAGCAATTATTATTACAGTGGTTTCTCTGGCCATTCTACTGTTATGGGAAATGAGCTTTATGAAGAAACAAAGGATCTTTCAGCTTTTGCCCGGACCGCTAGTCGCAGTAATTGTCGGTGTATCGCTTAATATATTTTTTGAATCATTTCCATCCTTAAGACTTACTACTGAGCAAGTCGTAAATGTACCTTTAGCAGAAAGCTTTAGCGGATTTATTGGAAATTTTTCGTTCCCTGATTTTAATGCGCTTACGAATCCTCAAATATATATAACAGCTGTCGTAATTGCTGTTGTAGCTAGTCTAGAGACACTACTGTGTGTGGAAGCTACTGACAAACTGGATACTTATAAAAGAGTAACTCCCACCAATCGTGAGTTGAAAGCCCAAGGAGTTGGAAACATTGTTTCAGGTCTTATAGGTGGCTTACCAATCACACAGGTGATTGTTCGTAGTTCTGCCAACATTCAATCGGGTGGAAAGACCAAAGCTTCCTCAGTATTACATGGCTTCTTTCTACTGGGTAGTATAATACTGATTCCCAATTTATTGAACCTGATCCCACTGGCTACACTTGCTGCCATTTTATTTGTTGTAGGTTATAAATTAGCAAAGCCTTCTTTATTTAAGAAAATGTCAAAACAAGGCAGAGGTCAGTTTATTCCTTTCATAGTTACTATCGTCGCAATTGTATTTACTGATTTACTGATAGGTCTATGTATTGGATTGGTGGTGTCAATATTGTTCATCATCTACAATAACTTCCGTATCCCTTATATCATGAAGACCATGAATAAGGATAATAAACCGGTGATCAAAATTGAGCTTGCACAGGAAGTGACTTTCTTAAACAAAGCAAGCATCCTACAATACCTGGCAAAAATCCCTAATGATTCTATTGTAGAAATAGATGCGACCAAAACGCACTATATGCATTATGACGTCTATGAAATCATAGAAGATTTTAAAATCAATGCCGTGGAGAGAAATATTGACCTTACCGTACACGGACTTTATGCCCCTAAAGCTGAGAAAATCCCTGCACAGCTTATGGCAAATGCTGAAAAAAGAGGCTAA
- a CDS encoding substrate-binding domain-containing protein gives MSNKNTATQKVGVKEIARRANVSIATVDRVIHNRNGVSEETRKKIQHIIKEFDYQPNLLASRLASKKVYELAVLIPDVSTDTLYWKAPLNGIARAESEIAKYGINISKYFYDLSDKSSFVDLSEDILSKKVDGILMAPSFNDEATDFSMKCKAREIPFVFINSDVPNLQSLCYIGPELFRSGYLAAHLLSYGVHDEAKILVVNISREIDHHHHLLRKEDGFRKYFEKHNRTNTIIKIDVLETEFVAIERSLHNVFNKHPDIKAIFTTNSRVGDVGHYMKANKKQNLLLIGYDYLQENIDLLKSEVIDFLICQKPEEQGYRGIMSLYQHLVLSADVEKNYYMPIDIITKENYSFYTN, from the coding sequence ATGAGTAATAAAAATACGGCAACTCAAAAGGTGGGTGTCAAAGAAATTGCAAGAAGGGCAAATGTATCCATAGCGACTGTTGACAGGGTAATTCATAATCGCAATGGAGTATCTGAAGAAACAAGAAAAAAGATACAGCATATCATCAAAGAATTTGATTATCAGCCCAATCTTTTGGCAAGCCGACTGGCATCAAAAAAGGTTTACGAGCTTGCAGTTTTGATTCCTGATGTTTCTACTGATACACTTTACTGGAAGGCACCTCTAAACGGAATAGCAAGAGCTGAATCTGAAATTGCCAAATATGGCATCAACATCAGTAAGTATTTTTATGATTTGAGTGATAAGAGTTCATTCGTTGATTTGAGTGAGGATATACTGAGCAAAAAGGTAGATGGTATTCTTATGGCACCTTCATTTAATGATGAAGCCACTGATTTTTCCATGAAATGTAAAGCCAGGGAGATTCCTTTTGTTTTCATTAATTCAGACGTACCCAATTTGCAAAGTCTTTGTTATATCGGACCTGAATTGTTCAGGAGTGGCTATCTGGCAGCTCATCTACTAAGTTATGGTGTTCATGATGAGGCCAAGATTTTAGTAGTTAATATATCAAGGGAAATAGATCACCATCATCATTTACTACGAAAGGAAGATGGTTTTAGAAAGTATTTTGAAAAACATAACAGAACGAATACGATTATTAAAATTGATGTGCTGGAAACAGAGTTTGTGGCAATTGAACGTTCATTACATAACGTATTCAATAAACATCCTGATATCAAAGCCATATTTACGACCAACTCAAGGGTAGGGGACGTAGGTCATTATATGAAAGCCAACAAAAAACAAAATTTATTATTAATAGGATACGATTATCTGCAAGAGAATATTGACCTATTGAAAAGTGAGGTGATTGATTTTTTAATCTGCCAAAAGCCTGAAGAGCAGGGCTATAGAGGAATAATGTCTTTATATCAACATTTGGTATTGTCTGCTGATGTTGAAAAAAATTATTATATGCCAATAGATATCATTACAAAAGAAAATTATTCTTTCTACACGAATTAA
- the ribB gene encoding 3,4-dihydroxy-2-butanone-4-phosphate synthase, protein MLDRIEEAIESIKNGEIIIVVDDENRENEGDFICAAEYVTPEIINFMAMHGRGLICASLTEDRCEDLGLELMVGKNTSYFDTPFTVSVDLISKDTSTGISAADRAKTILALTNPNTKPEQLGKPGHIFPLKAKKGGVLRRTGHTEAAVDFPRLAGLKPAGVLVEIMNEDGTMARLPDLRKVADKFNLKLVSIKDLIEYRLNNESLIHEEFTNTVLTAYGEFQLHVFKQINSEDVHLALVKGEWEKDENVLVRVHSANLFEDIFGTHSQNSSIPKVLEKINEAGKGILLYMNQESMGNSLLNKLKSFSGKLPEHESTLDQRDFGVGAQILRHLQAKNLLLLTNHPRKRIGLLGYGIKIIDNVPIEE, encoded by the coding sequence ATGCTAGATAGAATTGAAGAAGCGATTGAGAGTATCAAAAATGGAGAAATAATTATTGTGGTAGACGATGAGAATCGTGAAAATGAGGGCGACTTTATCTGTGCTGCTGAATATGTTACTCCTGAAATTATAAACTTTATGGCCATGCACGGCCGGGGATTGATATGCGCTTCCCTGACTGAAGACAGATGTGAAGATCTTGGCCTTGAATTAATGGTAGGAAAAAATACTTCTTACTTTGATACTCCCTTCACAGTTTCTGTTGACCTGATTAGTAAAGATACGTCGACTGGTATTTCTGCAGCAGACAGGGCTAAAACTATACTCGCACTTACCAACCCCAATACTAAACCTGAACAACTGGGTAAACCAGGTCATATTTTTCCACTAAAAGCTAAAAAAGGTGGGGTTTTGAGAAGGACTGGCCATACCGAAGCAGCTGTAGATTTTCCACGTTTGGCAGGACTTAAGCCTGCCGGAGTACTGGTGGAAATTATGAATGAGGATGGCACCATGGCTCGTCTACCTGATCTTAGGAAAGTCGCGGATAAATTCAATCTTAAGCTAGTTTCTATCAAAGATCTAATTGAATATCGGCTTAATAATGAAAGTCTGATACACGAAGAGTTTACCAACACCGTGCTTACTGCCTATGGAGAATTTCAACTTCACGTTTTCAAGCAAATTAACTCCGAAGATGTACATTTGGCTCTTGTAAAAGGGGAGTGGGAAAAAGATGAGAACGTCCTGGTAAGGGTGCATTCAGCGAATCTGTTTGAAGATATATTTGGCACTCATTCACAAAACAGCTCTATACCTAAAGTACTAGAAAAGATCAATGAAGCTGGAAAAGGTATTCTACTATACATGAACCAGGAAAGCATGGGAAACAGTTTATTAAATAAGCTCAAGTCGTTCAGCGGGAAATTACCGGAACATGAAAGCACACTAGATCAACGAGACTTCGGAGTGGGTGCTCAAATACTAAGGCATTTGCAAGCTAAAAATTTATTGTTACTTACTAATCACCCCCGAAAACGAATAGGTTTGTTAGGGTATGGTATCAAAATCATAGATAATGTACCTATAGAAGAGTGA
- the surE gene encoding 5'/3'-nucleotidase SurE — protein MGKPLILVSNDDGITSRGIKVLVNLMKQLGEVVVVAPDSPQSGMGHAITIGNTLRLTETDIFEDVMAYKCSGTPADCVKLGKFHVLKDRRPDLVVSGINHGSNTSISVLYSGTMSAAVEGAIEGLPAIGFSLCDYDSDAEFAHAEEAVTKIASQVLEKGMPQGIALNVNIPPKQHERLKGIKVCRQAHAKWQEEFDQRFDPNGRKYFWLAGNFVNFDKGEDNDEWAIANNYVSIVPCQYDLTAHHAISTLNEWSFS, from the coding sequence ATGGGTAAACCCTTAATTCTGGTTTCAAACGATGATGGCATAACCTCACGAGGTATTAAAGTCCTGGTAAATCTGATGAAACAACTGGGTGAAGTTGTTGTTGTTGCTCCGGATAGTCCACAGTCAGGTATGGGCCACGCCATTACAATCGGTAATACCCTTCGGCTCACCGAAACGGATATCTTTGAAGATGTCATGGCATATAAATGTTCAGGTACTCCTGCTGATTGTGTGAAGTTGGGAAAGTTTCATGTACTCAAGGACCGGAGGCCTGACCTCGTAGTAAGTGGAATCAATCACGGAAGCAATACCTCTATAAGCGTTCTATATTCTGGAACGATGTCCGCAGCAGTTGAGGGTGCAATAGAAGGTTTACCAGCCATAGGATTTTCATTGTGTGATTATGATTCAGATGCAGAATTTGCACATGCGGAAGAAGCGGTAACAAAAATAGCCAGTCAAGTTTTAGAAAAAGGTATGCCTCAAGGCATAGCGCTTAATGTAAATATCCCTCCAAAACAACACGAACGCTTGAAAGGCATAAAAGTATGTCGACAGGCCCATGCCAAATGGCAGGAAGAATTTGACCAGAGGTTTGATCCAAATGGAAGAAAATATTTCTGGCTTGCAGGTAATTTTGTGAATTTTGATAAAGGTGAAGATAATGATGAATGGGCAATCGCTAATAACTATGTCTCTATCGTTCCTTGCCAATATGATTTAACTGCTCATCACGCGATCAGCACTTTGAATGAGTGGTCGTTCAGCTAA